Within Lolium rigidum isolate FL_2022 chromosome 5, APGP_CSIRO_Lrig_0.1, whole genome shotgun sequence, the genomic segment GCGGCAAGACCAAGGACGGGGACGTGCTGCTGGGGACGAAGAAGATGAGCGACGCCTTCTTCatcgaggaagaggaggcggaggaggtgctGACGGAGAGCTCGTCGATCGGCGCGCCGTCGCCGTCCAGCTCCTCCATCGGGGAGGACTCCTCGTCGGAGGCCGGCgaggacggggaggaggaggaggtggagagcAAGCTGAAGCAGGAGCCCGGGCTCGGGTGCCTGGAGGCTCTGGAGGATTCTTTGCCCATCAAGTGAGTCAAAAGCTTCTCAGAATATGCTTGTTGCAAAATGAGGAAAAAGAAGATCTTTTTCGGGGGATTTTTTCTGATCCGTTGCCAAAGTACAGTAGGAAATTTTGTTGGGTTTTCGTCTTGTTTGGAGATCATCAGTTACCAGTTTGACGGATCGTGAGACAAACAGGAGCTTGGAATTGATGATTTGTCTCTGTCTGATTTGTCAACAGGAGTGGGCTGTCCAGCTTCTACGCCGGCAAGTCCAAGTCTTTCACCAGcctggcggaggcggcggcgagggaggccgTGAAGGAGCTGGCCAAGCCGGAGAACCCGTTCAACAAGCGCCGCCGCATCCTGGCCACCTGGTCGCGCCGCGCCTCCTGCAGCTCCCTAGCCACGGCCACCTACCTGCCCCCGCTGCTAGCCCCGGACCACGCCCTCCACGAGGGGGACGAaggcgaggaggaggactccgacggctCCGACTCCGACGAGCAGCCGCAGGA encodes:
- the LOC124653475 gene encoding uncharacterized protein LOC124653475 codes for the protein MSTAVAFQAYGGFPGSGGKTKDGDVLLGTKKMSDAFFIEEEEAEEVLTESSSIGAPSPSSSSIGEDSSSEAGEDGEEEEVESKLKQEPGLGCLEALEDSLPIKSGLSSFYAGKSKSFTSLAEAAAREAVKELAKPENPFNKRRRILATWSRRASCSSLATATYLPPLLAPDHALHEGDEGEEEDSDGSDSDEQPQEGHRGKNGREAQALPPPMLSLHSQMGGAAAARRSGSFRSPRSYSLSDLRNGVTGAASYNNQ